A portion of the Micromonospora vinacea genome contains these proteins:
- a CDS encoding DoxX family protein gives MNVVLWIIQILLAAIFAGVGLAKLSQPKEKLRDVMRWVDPVPPSQVKALGSVELLAAAGLVLPALTGIGTVLTPLAAVGLVIVMIGGILVHLRDRKQQTTQEGRRTEIQGAVACAVLLVLAAVVAWGRFGPYAL, from the coding sequence GTGAACGTGGTGCTCTGGATCATTCAGATCCTGCTCGCCGCCATCTTCGCCGGCGTCGGGCTGGCCAAGCTCAGCCAGCCCAAGGAGAAGCTGCGCGACGTGATGCGATGGGTGGACCCGGTCCCGCCGTCACAGGTCAAGGCGCTCGGCTCTGTCGAGTTGCTGGCCGCCGCCGGGCTCGTGCTGCCCGCGCTCACCGGCATCGGCACAGTGCTCACCCCGCTCGCCGCCGTCGGGCTGGTCATCGTCATGATCGGCGGCATCCTGGTGCACCTGCGTGATCGCAAACAGCAGACCACCCAGGAGGGGCGTCGCACCGAGATCCAGGGCGCGGTCGCCTGCGCGGTGCTGCTCGTCCTCGCCGCAGTGGTGGCCTGGGGCCGCTTCGGCCCGTACGCCCTCTGA
- a CDS encoding DEAD/DEAH box helicase → MSSAPAQHDAPIDATPDGTDEVSAFTELGLRAELLGALAALGYEEPTPIQREAIPPLLEGRDLLGQAATGTGKTAAFALPLLNLMAAHRQGGDPVALVLVPTRELAVQVSEAFHRYGKDLGARVLPIYGGQPIGRQLRALDSGVDVVVATPGRALDHIARGTLRLGGLATVVLDEADEMLDMGFAEDIEAILEHAPAQRQTVLFSATMPSRIDGMARQHLREPVRIEIGREQPVAGEAPRVRQSAYIVTRAHKPAALGRVLDVESPTAAIVFCRSREEVDRLTETMNGRGYRSEALHGGMSQEQRDRVMGRLRAGTADLLVATDVAARGLDVEQLTHVVNYDVPSAPESYVHRIGRVGRAGREGVAITLAEPREHRMLKTIERVTGQRITIDKIPTVADMRTRRLELTQAALRESLLEDDLDPFRVIVETLTDEFDLMEVALAAVKLAHEVTSPGSDDEEEIPQVPVRGPREGRPETGGRGGDRRGGGRPRSGGGNTVQVFVGLGRRAGVRPQDLVGAITGETGIRGRDIGSIEIADRFSLVEVPQGVADEVISGLRQSTIKGRKATVRRDRGGDER, encoded by the coding sequence ATGAGTTCCGCACCTGCACAGCACGACGCACCGATTGACGCCACCCCCGACGGCACCGACGAGGTGAGCGCCTTCACCGAGCTCGGGCTGCGCGCCGAGCTGCTGGGCGCGCTCGCCGCCCTCGGGTACGAGGAGCCGACCCCCATCCAGCGGGAGGCTATCCCACCGCTGCTGGAGGGTCGCGACCTGCTGGGTCAGGCGGCCACCGGCACCGGCAAGACGGCCGCGTTCGCGCTGCCGCTGCTGAACCTCATGGCGGCCCATCGTCAGGGCGGCGACCCGGTGGCGCTGGTGCTGGTGCCGACCCGGGAGCTGGCGGTGCAGGTCTCCGAGGCGTTCCACCGCTACGGCAAGGATCTCGGCGCGCGGGTGCTGCCGATCTACGGTGGGCAGCCGATCGGGCGGCAGCTGCGGGCACTGGACAGCGGCGTCGACGTGGTGGTGGCCACCCCGGGGCGGGCCCTCGATCACATCGCCCGGGGCACCCTGCGCCTCGGTGGGTTGGCCACGGTGGTGCTCGACGAGGCCGACGAAATGCTCGACATGGGCTTCGCCGAGGACATCGAGGCGATCCTGGAGCACGCCCCGGCGCAGCGTCAGACGGTGCTCTTCTCGGCCACCATGCCGTCGCGCATCGACGGGATGGCCCGCCAGCACCTGCGGGAGCCGGTGCGGATCGAGATCGGCCGGGAGCAGCCGGTCGCCGGTGAGGCGCCCCGGGTGCGGCAGAGCGCGTACATCGTCACCCGGGCGCACAAGCCGGCCGCCCTGGGTCGGGTGTTGGACGTGGAGTCCCCGACCGCGGCGATCGTGTTCTGCCGCAGCCGGGAGGAGGTCGACCGGTTGACCGAGACGATGAACGGTCGGGGCTACCGCTCCGAGGCGCTGCACGGTGGCATGAGCCAGGAGCAGCGCGACCGGGTCATGGGCCGGCTGCGGGCGGGCACTGCCGACCTGCTGGTGGCCACCGACGTGGCGGCCCGGGGGCTGGACGTCGAGCAGCTGACCCACGTCGTCAACTACGACGTGCCGTCCGCCCCGGAGTCGTACGTGCACCGGATCGGTCGGGTGGGTCGGGCTGGCCGCGAGGGCGTGGCGATCACCCTCGCCGAGCCGCGTGAGCACCGGATGCTCAAGACCATCGAGCGGGTGACCGGCCAGCGGATCACCATCGACAAGATCCCCACCGTGGCCGACATGCGTACCCGACGGCTGGAGCTGACCCAGGCGGCCCTGCGCGAGAGCCTGCTGGAGGACGACCTCGACCCGTTCCGGGTGATCGTGGAGACGCTGACCGACGAGTTCGACCTGATGGAGGTCGCGCTCGCCGCCGTGAAGCTGGCCCACGAGGTGACGTCGCCGGGCTCCGACGACGAGGAGGAGATCCCGCAGGTTCCGGTGCGCGGGCCGCGCGAGGGTCGACCGGAGACCGGTGGCCGGGGCGGCGACCGGCGGGGCGGCGGCCGGCCACGCTCCGGCGGTGGCAACACCGTCCAGGTCTTCGTCGGTTTGGGCCGACGCGCCGGGGTGCGCCCGCAGGATCTGGTCGGCGCGATCACCGGGGAGACCGGCATCCGCGGCCGGGACATCGGCTCGATCGAGATCGCCGACCGGTTCTCCCTGGTGGAGGTGCCGCAGGGGGTGGCCGACGAGGTCATCTCCGGGTTGCGGCAGAGCACGATCAAGGGCCGCAAGGCCACCGTCCGCCGGGACCGCGGCGGCGACGAGCGCTGA